From Triticum urartu cultivar G1812 chromosome 2, Tu2.1, whole genome shotgun sequence, a single genomic window includes:
- the LOC125534463 gene encoding cytochrome P450 89A2-like translates to MEAAVAYLLLLPLATCAVLLPLLLLLLPAFRPSKASRLPLPPSPPAVPVLGPLLWLWRARSRLEPAIRDLHRRHGPVLTLGFLSPRPAVFVSGRRVAHRALVQHGHTFASRPPAIAPFVVLTSAQRTVSSAPYGPLWRSLRRNLTSGVLHPSRVARLFAPARRWALALLASDLENESSRSEGGVVTVVECLQFSMFSLLTYMCFGSRLPAGRVRQIEAVQRELFSSYIGFQVFAFCPALTTRLFRRRWRKVMSIRSKQEDLFMPLIAARRERSLLTADGGDGTLAYCYVDTLLAHRLPKEEEDGGERALSEAEMVSLCTEFLTASVDTTVTALQWIMANLVRQPEIQARLRDEIDAAITNDHQDAVAEEDLSSMRYLKAVVLEGLRRHPPAHFLLSHAAPTEASLDGLRVPAATSVNFSVADVSLDEEVWSRPEEFRPERFLDGGEGAGVDLTGNREIRMMPFGAGRRICPGLGLAMLHLEFFVANLVRRFEWSAAEDGGGVDLAERPEFTVTMEQPLRARVAPRRPRLVRPV, encoded by the coding sequence ATGGAGGCCGCCGTCGCGTACCTCCTCCTGCTCCCGCTCGCCACCTGCGCCgtgctcctccccctcctcctcctgctgctcCCGGCCTTTCGGCCGTCCAAGGCCAGCCGCCTCCCGCTGCCGCCGTCCCCGCCGGCCGTCCCGGTGCTTGGCCCGCTGCTCTGGCTCTGGCGCGCGCGCTCCCGCCTCGAGCCGGCCATCCGCGACCTGCACCGCCGCCACGGGCCCGTGCTCACCCTCGGCTTCCTCTCCCCGCGCCCCGCCGTCTTCGTCTCCGGCCGCCGCGTCGCCCACCGCGCCCTCGTCCAGCACGGGCACACCTTCGCCAGCCGCCCGCCCGCCATCGCGCCCTTCGTCGTCCTCACTTCCGCCCAGCGCACCGTCAGCTCCGCGCCCTACGGCCCGCTCTGGCGCTCCCTCAGGCGGAACCTCACCTCCGGCGTCCTCCACCCCTCCCGCGTCGCCCGCCTCTTCGCGCCCGCACGGCGCTGGGCGCTCGCGCTCCTCGCCTCCGACCTCGAGAACGAGTCGTCCCGGAGCGAGGGCGGCGTGGTGACCGTTGTCGAGTGCCTCCAGTTCTCCATGTTCTCGCTGCTCACGTACATGTGCTTCGGGAGCAGACTGccggccggacgcgtccggcAGATCGAGGCCGTGCAGAGAGAGCTATTCTCCTCCTACATCGGCTTCCAGGTCTTCGCCTTCTGCCCGGCGCTCACCACGAGGCTGTTCCGGCGGCGGTGGAGGAAGGTGATGTCCATCCGCAGTAAGCAGGAGGACCTGTTCATGCCACTAATCGCAGCAAGAAGAGAACGGAGCCTGCTGACGGCTGACGGTGGCGACGGCACCTTGGCGTACTGCTACGTCGACACGCTCCTCGCGCACCGGCTCCCCAAGGAGGAAGAGGATGGCGGCGAGCGCGCGCTCTCTGAGGCTGAGATGGTGAGCCTCTGCACGGAGTTCCTCACGGCCAGCGTCGACACCACGGTGACCGCGCTGCAGTGGATCATGGCGAACCTGGTCCGGCAGCCGGAGATCCAGGCGAGGCTCCGGGATGAGATCGACGCGGCGATCACCAACGACCACCAGGACGCCGTCGCGGAGGAGGACCTGTCGAGCATGCGCTACCTGAAGGCGGTGGTCCTGGAGGGGCTGCGGCGGCACCCGCCGGCGCACTTCCTGCTGTCGCACGCGGCTCCGACGGAGGCGTCGCTGGACGGGCTACGCGTGCCGGCGGCCACGTCGGTGAACTTCTCGGTGGCGGACGTGTCACTGGACGAGGAGGTGTGGAGCCGGCCAGAGGAGTTCAGGCCGGAGCGGTTCCTGGACGGCGGGGAGGGCGCCGGGGTGGACCTGACGGGGAACCGTGAGATCAGGATGATGCCGTTCGGGGCCGGCCGGAGGATCTGCCCCGGCCTCGGGCTGGCGATGCTGCACCTGGAGTTCTTCGTGGCCAACCTGGTGAGGCGGTTCGAGTGGTCTGCGGCGGAGGATGGCGGCGGCGTCGACCTCGCCGAGAGGCCGGAGTTCACGGTGACCATGGAGCAGCCGCTGCGCGCGCGCGTGGCGCCCAGACGCCCCCGGCTAGTTCGGCCAGTCTGA